A genomic window from Silene latifolia isolate original U9 population chromosome Y, ASM4854445v1, whole genome shotgun sequence includes:
- the LOC141630978 gene encoding uncharacterized protein LOC141630978, translating to MNTKDKLFKIGISTDDKCVTCAREPETIDHLFFDCCYSREVVKLVGDWLGMPLPIRDILDWRLNMRGSKVRIDMINAAVNACIYHTWRQRNTSRFEMHLLRPQKVADNIIGDVKLKLKGSMGKDDFCEQAFLNRLIGRQ from the coding sequence ATGAATACGAAAGATAAGCTCTTCAAAATAGGGATAAGTACAGATGATAAGTGTGTTACCTGTGCCAGAGAGCCTGAGACCATTGATCACCTTTTTTTCGATTGCTGTTACAGCAGGGAAGTGGTGAAGTTGGTAGGAGATTGGCTGGGGATGCCCCTACCTATTCGAGATATACTGGATTGGAGATTGAATATGCGAGGATCGAAGGTTAGAATTGATATGATTAATGCTGCTGTTAATGCCTGCATCTATCACACCTGGCGACAACGAAACACTAGCAGATTTGAGATGCATCTTCTTCGTCCTCAGAAAGTTGCAGACAATATTATTGGGGAcgtaaaactgaaattaaaaggGAGCATGGGGAAGGATGATTTTTGCGAGCAGGCTTTCCTCAACAGATTAATAGGAAGGCAGTGa